From the Heliangelus exortis chromosome 25, bHelExo1.hap1, whole genome shotgun sequence genome, one window contains:
- the C25H1orf116 gene encoding specifically androgen-regulated gene protein isoform X1 has product MPRKELGLGLAGCDTVLSMASNHSQRSDNTYDYLSVEEKECLMFLEETIGSLDAEADSGVSTDATDHRDPSKLPRTHPKRDSIPQDMENGARPLSRGQQCAAEQMSGKSISSSPSTAPAVAPSPGCSTSVAPEAERASRAPATQVTVNRAEDPVSGTQSSQEMAKEDRFDQDNKRNQMKSMESLIVQPPDPFQDDPVSPERSGSNRSDGKGDTAKEPKTWTSGAQPEKSTLEEASQDTDAKRGPPTAPKPRKLPPNIILKTSKTSPVPLATEPGQKVKAPSPPSGGSQPSDTTAERANLGHLDPKEREKAHREALVKLGLSEKRKEPGTHLQPALPSQQKAMPFPVPKEPSGEALLPGTRQMNFKSNTLERSGVGLGSCMANTKEQNVKSSSSLGKMSFMERLAPSFLRSSRPRPASLGMGKDFGDLKEPGMVEQEKSNKRRSHPLPGIPRTPRPCVGVKIVPKGATEENRREALKKLGLLKE; this is encoded by the exons ATGcccaggaaggagctggggctggggctggcaggctGTGACACTGTGCTCAGCATGGCCTCCAACCACTCACAGCGG aGTGACAACACTTATGATTACTTATCTGTGGAAGAGAAAGAATGTTTGATGTTCCTAGAAGAAACCATTGGCTCCCTGGATGCAGAAGCAGACAGTGGGGTCTCTACTGATGCCACTGACCACAGGGACCCCTCCAAGCTGCCCAGGACACATCCCAAGAGAGACTCCATCCCCCAGG ATATGGAAAATGGGGCTCGCCCCCTGAGCAGGGGTCAGcagtgtgcagcagagcagatgagTGGTAAGAGCAtctccagctcccccagcacagctccagcagtggCTCCAAGCCCAGGGTGCAGCACATCAGTGGcaccagaagcagagagagcaaGCAGAGCTCCTGCCACCCAAGTGACTGTGAACAGAGCAGAGGACCCAGTGTCTGGGACTCAGTCTTCACAGGAAATGGCCAAGGAGGACAGGTTTGACCAAGACAACAAGAGAAACCAGATGAAGTCCATGGAATCTTTGATTGTCCAGCCTCCAGATCCTTTCCAGGATGACCCCGTGAGCCCCGAGCGGTCAGGGAGCAATCGCTCAGATGGCAAGGGGGACACAGCCAAGGAGCCCAAGACTTGGACTTCAGGGGCTCAGCCAGAGAAATCCACGTTGGAAGAAGCTTCTCAGGACACAGATGCCAAGCGGGGGCCTCCAACTGCCCCTAAGCCACGGAAATTACCACCAAATATTATCctgaaaaccagcaaaaccagCCCAGTGCCACTTGCCACCGAGCCTGGCCAGAAGGTCAAGGCACCATCCCCACCCTCGGGTGGCTCTCAGCCCAGTGACACCACTGCTGAAAGGGCAAATTTGGGGCACCTCGACcccaaggaaagggaaaaagccCACCGGGAGGCACTGGTGAAGCTGGGACTGTCcgagaagaggaaagagcctgGAACCCACCTCCAACCTGCGCTGCCTTCCCAACAAAAGGCGATGCCGTTCCCTGTCCCCAAGGAGCCCTCGGGGGAAGCTCTGCTCCCGGGTACCCGACAGATGAATTTCAAATCCAACACCCTGGAGCGCTCCGGCGTGGGGCTGGGCAGCTGCATGGCCAACACCAAGGAGCAGAACGTCAaatccagcagctccctggggaaaaTGTCCTTCATGGAGCGCCTGGCTCCCAGCTTCCTCCGGAGCAGCCGCCCCCGGCCCGCATCCCTCGGGATGGGGAAGGATTTTGGGGATTTGAAGGAGCCCGGGATGGTGGAGCAGGAAAAGAGCAACAAGAGGAGATCCCACCCACTGCCCGGCATCCCCCGGACCCCCCGCCCCTGCGTCGGCGTCAAAATTGTCCCCAAGGGCGCGACCGAGGAGAACCGGAGGGAGGCTCTGAAGAAGCTGGGGCTGCTGAAGGAATag
- the C25H1orf116 gene encoding specifically androgen-regulated gene protein isoform X2: protein MFLEETIGSLDAEADSGVSTDATDHRDPSKLPRTHPKRDSIPQDMENGARPLSRGQQCAAEQMSGKSISSSPSTAPAVAPSPGCSTSVAPEAERASRAPATQVTVNRAEDPVSGTQSSQEMAKEDRFDQDNKRNQMKSMESLIVQPPDPFQDDPVSPERSGSNRSDGKGDTAKEPKTWTSGAQPEKSTLEEASQDTDAKRGPPTAPKPRKLPPNIILKTSKTSPVPLATEPGQKVKAPSPPSGGSQPSDTTAERANLGHLDPKEREKAHREALVKLGLSEKRKEPGTHLQPALPSQQKAMPFPVPKEPSGEALLPGTRQMNFKSNTLERSGVGLGSCMANTKEQNVKSSSSLGKMSFMERLAPSFLRSSRPRPASLGMGKDFGDLKEPGMVEQEKSNKRRSHPLPGIPRTPRPCVGVKIVPKGATEENRREALKKLGLLKE from the exons ATGTTCCTAGAAGAAACCATTGGCTCCCTGGATGCAGAAGCAGACAGTGGGGTCTCTACTGATGCCACTGACCACAGGGACCCCTCCAAGCTGCCCAGGACACATCCCAAGAGAGACTCCATCCCCCAGG ATATGGAAAATGGGGCTCGCCCCCTGAGCAGGGGTCAGcagtgtgcagcagagcagatgagTGGTAAGAGCAtctccagctcccccagcacagctccagcagtggCTCCAAGCCCAGGGTGCAGCACATCAGTGGcaccagaagcagagagagcaaGCAGAGCTCCTGCCACCCAAGTGACTGTGAACAGAGCAGAGGACCCAGTGTCTGGGACTCAGTCTTCACAGGAAATGGCCAAGGAGGACAGGTTTGACCAAGACAACAAGAGAAACCAGATGAAGTCCATGGAATCTTTGATTGTCCAGCCTCCAGATCCTTTCCAGGATGACCCCGTGAGCCCCGAGCGGTCAGGGAGCAATCGCTCAGATGGCAAGGGGGACACAGCCAAGGAGCCCAAGACTTGGACTTCAGGGGCTCAGCCAGAGAAATCCACGTTGGAAGAAGCTTCTCAGGACACAGATGCCAAGCGGGGGCCTCCAACTGCCCCTAAGCCACGGAAATTACCACCAAATATTATCctgaaaaccagcaaaaccagCCCAGTGCCACTTGCCACCGAGCCTGGCCAGAAGGTCAAGGCACCATCCCCACCCTCGGGTGGCTCTCAGCCCAGTGACACCACTGCTGAAAGGGCAAATTTGGGGCACCTCGACcccaaggaaagggaaaaagccCACCGGGAGGCACTGGTGAAGCTGGGACTGTCcgagaagaggaaagagcctgGAACCCACCTCCAACCTGCGCTGCCTTCCCAACAAAAGGCGATGCCGTTCCCTGTCCCCAAGGAGCCCTCGGGGGAAGCTCTGCTCCCGGGTACCCGACAGATGAATTTCAAATCCAACACCCTGGAGCGCTCCGGCGTGGGGCTGGGCAGCTGCATGGCCAACACCAAGGAGCAGAACGTCAaatccagcagctccctggggaaaaTGTCCTTCATGGAGCGCCTGGCTCCCAGCTTCCTCCGGAGCAGCCGCCCCCGGCCCGCATCCCTCGGGATGGGGAAGGATTTTGGGGATTTGAAGGAGCCCGGGATGGTGGAGCAGGAAAAGAGCAACAAGAGGAGATCCCACCCACTGCCCGGCATCCCCCGGACCCCCCGCCCCTGCGTCGGCGTCAAAATTGTCCCCAAGGGCGCGACCGAGGAGAACCGGAGGGAGGCTCTGAAGAAGCTGGGGCTGCTGAAGGAATag